The sequence below is a genomic window from Lolium perenne isolate Kyuss_39 chromosome 4, Kyuss_2.0, whole genome shotgun sequence.
GATGGCTGTCACGGATTAAGGACTTAGCGTTGTAAACTATTTTATATACTTACTAAAAAAATGACTGCAGCATACATGGTATTGGAGATGCAACTTTGGCCTCTTCACAGCCTCAGTGCTGCTGAAAACCACATGTTTTTTTCGAGCTTCTGTACCACTCTCTTACTATACTGCTTCAATCTTTGTGTTATTTAGTTATATTTAGTTTTTTCACCCATGCATCTTTTTACCTTGGTGTTTTTATGTGGATTTACTTAGATGATATTTGTGTAAGCAAATTTAAATACTTTAGTGATGATATGGGTGAAATGCATACATGCTACATGCAACTTAAGACATGTTGCATACACTCATTTAGCCAAGAGATGTGAATTAAGTTGCATCTAAACAttgaataagaatatgaactcctTAATTAGATGTCATCAACTTAGTCATAATCAGCGTACAAAAATATTTTCTACTTTGCACATTGTTCCTGTCATGTGCAGCCATGGCAATTCCATCCGCATCTCTCCATAATCAATCTTACAAGattttttttatctactcgcatatatatatatactaatCTGATCCTGATGAACTGCTGCAGGAAAACAACACAAGAAAATGGGTTGAGTCAAGAGGATGTAAATGTTATTCGCCAGTTTATTGATGCCTCTCCTTTGGAAATAGAGGTTATCCATCTCTTTTAGCAAGATTTTCGTCCAATGATGTCACCACTAAACACACATGTGTTTCTGGATCTTACAATTGTTTATGTTTTACATGAAAGACAATGTAATGTGATTCGGTTTCTGTTGTCATTAAAATTCCAGAGTAGATCTGAATTTCTTTGTGAGAAAAATGCGAAGCACCCTGGATTTTCTGATAAAATGGAGAGCCAACTTCCTCTTGACAAGACTGTGGATGTGGTTTTGGATTCGTTTGATAATCTCTTCTGCCGCAGATGTTTGGTACATTCTACTTCTGGCGATATATCACTCTCTATCCTATTTTTAATGTCTGTATTTTGTCGGTTTGTTCAACTAAATTCATGAAGGTGTGATTTATTTCTTCATATATGTTCGTTCAGGTTTTTGATTGCCGTCTCCATGGTTGCTCTCAAAACTTAGTATTCCCAGTAAGTAACAATTCATTCGTATTTGAATAAAATTTATTTTCTGTCCCGCTAAGTAAATAACTCTTATGCTTGTTAGAGTGAGAAGCAACCCTATGTGTTTGAATTCGATGGAAACAAGACTCCATGTGGCGACCAATGCTACCTTCAAGTAATGCTTCACCTCAAATTTATAATTGTATTCATGGGTATTAACGGGGTTTTCTTCATGTTTTCAGTGAAGTTGCACTACCCCCTGTAGCAAATTTCAGAACTAATTACTGTAGTTTTATTGGTGGTTAACATTGATATGATTTTGGTGCCCTAGGTTTCCATGTATCCATTTTTAGTGTTTGCATGATGCACTGTTACAAATATATTTAAAATTTAATGGTTATGATACATAGTTGACGCACATCTGCTGAATTTCTAATTGAAATTCGTCTGTCCCACTGTGGTATTGAGAACCAAAAGGACAAGTGATACTTGGACAACATAATGAACAGGAAATGGAGCAAACTTCTCTTTTTTGTAGTTTACAGCATGTTCGGATGTAACATTGAAATTGCATGTGCTAAATATCTGAATTGTCCTTTAATATTTTGAAAATAGTGAATCAAACACTTTTTCCGAATGGCCAAAGGAGAAACGGGACCCCATGGGCTCTATAATGCTCTATCTGTTCTTTTGATTGGTACTAATAACTTGGTACATTTGTCCTCTCAGTTGAGGATAATGTGCTATGAAGCTAATTTTGATATTAGTTTTTCCGCAGAGGAGAGAAGGATTTTATGATATACGCAAATATGATCGTGATGCTTCTGCAGCACATAATATGGAGTCAAGACCTGCCTCACGCAATGTTGTTACTGATATAGTGTCCGAATCAGAAGATTCAAACCGAGAGGAAGAAATCATAAAATCCAATATATTTGTTGGAACCAGCAGTTCAAAAACATCTTTTGAAAGTGCTGAAAAACAAATTACACTACCTTCTGGGGATACTTCTGAAACTGAAAATATATCCACGGATACGCTTCTAAGAAGTTTAGGGAAGCGCAAGATTTCAAAAGGACCCAGGTCCAGCGGCGATTTTCCTTATAAAAAACCAAGGATGTTTACGTCGGATATTCCTTCTGCAAGCCATGTACTGAATAAGCTTTCTGTTTCGGAGATTGGTGATGCAAAATCTGATTTCAGAGAATTTGGAGGCAATCAACTAGATGTCCCCAGTAAGAAAACTTCTAACAAAGATAGTTGTGAGGGAAGCCTGACTAGTACTACCGAGGATGCGGCAAGAAATATTAATAAAGAATCTTCAGCAAATAATATGTTCAGTTCCAGCAGGGAGCACACTCTTTCTCGATGGAGTGCCCTAGAAAGAGATTTATATTTGAAGGGTGTAGAGATATTTGGAAAAAATAGGTAATATACCGATGTATACAAGGAGCAATTGTCTAACGGTTATTTCCCCTTAATTTATGTGGAATGAGAGTTCCGTGATTAATCTAATTTAAGCTTCTAACACATCTTAACATTGCCATGAATTGTCCACAGTTGTCTAATTGCCAGAAACTTGTTATGTGGCCTGAAAACATGCATGGAGGTGGCTAGTTACTTGTACAACAACGGTGCAGCAATGCTCTGTAAATCCATCTCGGGCGGCTTTACAGAGACTGAACAAGATTACATGGTATGCATTGAATTACATTGTTAATCTTGTGCTGTAACTCAAATCTGGAATTCTATCACAATTTAAATGCTGGTAGTCATATGATTCTGATTTCAGTCATGAATTACAGTGAGTATAATGATTTTCCAGAGAGTAGATGCATACTTCAGTCAATAGTTATTTGGACATGGTTTATAGAGCTGCTGAGAGTTTGTCGGTTAGGATTACAAAATAGGCCATTTTGTTAAGAACTAAGGACATTTTTACTGGTCCTGTGAGTTTCCTGTTTTATTTGTATTTCTAGCATTTGCTATAGTATTGAGCAAAAAGGGTGAAATGCAGTGAAGTTGCTGATTTACTTAGTGACAGAAAGCTATGGGAGTAGTGCATGTCTCAGATTTCAATTTCAATTACAAGTAGTTACGAGAATTAAAGCAGCTTACCCCTGCCGTGGCTTTGTTTTCCACCGTTACTGCAACACTGGCAGCATAATTATTTGTTCATGAATTTGTAGGAGCAAGGCGTGGTTGCAAGAACAAGAATCGTTCGTCGGAGGGGCAGAACTCGAAAACATAAATATCCTTCAAAGGCTGCAGGGCATCCAGCTATTAGGAAAAGAATTGGTGATGGGAAGCAATGTGACACCCAGTATACACCCTGCGGGTGTCAGCAGGCGTGCAGCAAAAATTGCCCCTGTGTGGAAAACGGGACATGCTGTGAGAAATACTGTGGGTATGTTCCAAGATACACATATATTCCCATCTTTACGGAATAAAATCTATTTTACCCGTCTTATCTCTCGAGAGCTTTTAGATCTATATAACACAAAGAAACAGATAGCTAATGCATTTTAGAAACTAAAATAAGTATGAGCATGTGTACTTAGCTATTTGATGCACAAAGCTAGCAGATATGATTGTAATGAGTAATAATGTATGTACTTTTCCTTTAATCATCATATTAATGTAATTGCAAAGCAAAAAACTTGAGCCTGACTTCATTTGTTAATCATCATATTTAGGTGTACAAAAAGCTGCAAAAACAGGTTTAGAGGCTGTCATTGTGCAAAAAGTCAATGCAGAAGCAGACAATGCCCATGTTTTGCTGCCAGTCGAGAATGTGATCCGGATGTTTGCAGAAACTGCTGGGTGAGGTAATCAGTACTTGtaaatattttatttttgttaaCTGTCTATCATGCACAAATGTAAGCTTTGTTCAGATTTATGGCGTATATTAGTTTTGTTAACTTCCTATCATGCACAAATGTAAGCTTTATTCAGATTTGTGGTGTATATTAGTTTACGAAAACATCACACGATCTTCATTCTCTTCAGCTGCGGAGATGGTTCGCTAGGTGAGCCACCAGCAAGAGGTGATGGTTATCAGTGCGGAAACATGAAACTCCTTTTAAAACAACAACAAAGGGTGAGAACCTACTCCTGTAGTTCTGTCTAGAATCATTATGCACTACTTGTCCCTGTGCTAACATTTGATCGCATTTCAGATTTTGCTTGGAAAATCTGATGTTGCAGGATGGGGCGCATTCATTAAGGTCAGATCACTGAAGCTCGTTTGAGTCTGATAGCTTTTATTTTCTTCTTTTGTCTAATTTCATTTTTATTTCTTGCAAAACCAGAACCCTGTGCATAAGAATGACTATCTTGGAGAGTACACCGGTGAATTGATTTCTCACAAAGAAGCAGACAAACGCGGCAAAATTTATGACCGTGCAAACTCTTCATTTCTGTTTGATTTAAATGACCAGGTACCCTTTAAAGTGTATGTACAACAGTGTTCATTTTGTATGGTTGTTTGAAATTAAAGAGGTAACCTTTAATTTGATTGCCTTGCACAGTTTGTATTGGATGCGTATCGCAAGGGGGACAAACTGAAGTTTGCAAATCACTCCTCCAACCCCAACTGTTTTGCAAAGGTAAGCACTAGCAATACTATGCCgcttcatgttttttttttttttttcagttTTTCTTCACTGTAATTTCATTCCATTTCGTCTTCCTATGATCTTGCCCAGGTGATGATGGTGGCTGGCGACCATCGGGTAGGTATCTATGCAAGGGAGCATATTGAAGCTAGTGCTGAACTCTTCTATGATTACCGGTATGGACCTGACCAAGCCCCAGCCTGGGCTAGGAGACCAGAAGGATCAAAAAAGGATGAAGCATCTGGCTCTCACCGCCGAGCACACAAAGTTGCTTGATAGTTGAAGAGCAGCTCGGATGATACTATCTGCTGTTAATTTACCATAATTTATACAGATTTCCATTGCAGTCCATTATACAAGGAGATCATTTGTTGCCATGATAAAAAGATGTCTTCATTAGCAAATAAACTCAGCTACTGAGCTGTGGGATGACCGGAAAATAAGCCTTTGTTAATAGTTTGTCACAATAATAGCATCATTTATGCTAACCGTAGCTGCTTGAACATCTCTACATGTTGAGGTGGACTATAACATGCCAATGGAGATTCATAGAATGTTTATCTTTTGGTTGTTCAGGAAAAGATGAATTTATCTGCCAACTGAATGTTAGCAAATGCAAATGGTGTGTTTCAGAATCCATTTCCTCGACATACCAAATATAAGGCTTCGTTTTTTAAAGTAAGCAGGATGCACAGGATAATTGTTTGGCACAATATCAGCTGGGAAGACATGCAAAGAGGAGCACGATTGAGCACCATGAAATTACATTTACAATTTAAAATATAGGGTACCATCCTAATAAAAAAAAGGAAGGGGCCAAAATATATTTATGTAGTAGCTTTGTTTAGCAAGTTTAGGGAGAAAATGGGTGGATATGTAATATCAAATGGTACTCTATTTTATAAAATTAAATTAGATGTGGAGGCTCCGACTGACTTTATTCAAACCCTTCTCTGAGGtgcaacaatttgtgaaaactaCAAGTATTTAGAGAACCAAGGGGCTGCTAATTTGGGAATTAAGAGCACCATGGAAGGTTCctaaaagagaaaaaggaaaaaatataCTACtctctccgatccaaattaattgtttGCAGATTTAGGCAAAATGTCGTCTAAATCTTTTTTTGTTCGTTGAAGCCGCGACAACTAATTTGTATCAGATGTAGTACCTCCCTTAATTAAGTTAAGGGTGTTGTCAGCAATATCACTTGTTGATTGTGGGCTGTGGCAGCTCTCGGCCGATCGAGCAGCTAGCAGCATGACCAACTGAGCACTTGGCTCTTTCTAGAACTAGTAAGTGTGCACGTGCACGCGCGTCTCAATACATATTCATAATATATACACTAAAGCTTTTTTGGAATGAAAATAGCATATAATATAACTTGCTATGGTAGGACTGCGATCCTAAAATCTTCTTGGATGGTAATTATACTGATATTTATTTTTTATAACATACTAACACCGTGTTAGTGTGTTATTCTTCTACAAGCACTCATGAGGGACAAAATCAGCATCCATGCCCCATCTCAAATTAATCAGTATTAGCTTTTTAATTGCATAATGCTCACAACAGATGGCACTTGCAGTAGGAAAACACATGCAGTCTTAAGAGCTAAATAGTATGtaaattttataaaataaaaaaatcagtttGAATAACAAAGTGGCCCTATGGCTGAATTGAATCCTGACTTCCTTGATCTAAATTGGCAACAATGCACATAGATAGAAGAACCAAGAGACTTGCATATATTTCAGGACCTTGAAACCTATTCAACCCTTTTTAAGGAAGCCGTGGAAGGACCGGTACTAAACACTTGCCAAGAGACTCACAGCCAAAGTATAATAATGCGAAAGGCTTTGAATCCCTTATGCATAAAATTAAGAAAGAAATAGACAGAATCAAACCTACAACAATGGGACGGAGAGGAAATTATAGACACCAGCCTGTTATGCCTCATAATAGAAAACCGTGTTAAAGTTGAATATGACATCTTCGTCACACTCTTCCTAACACAAGTATTTTGCAACAACATGAGGGGAAAAAGGCACTAATCAACCACGTGGAAACATAAATAAACGTGCCAAGAAGATCAATGGGATTTCATGTGAGTAATAACTGTGCAACaaaaagaaatatagagaagtcaTTTGGTCCTCACTTTATTATCTATTGGTTCCGTTCCTGTGGATACCTACATAACCATTAGGTTGTTACAACTAATCAGCATCCTCGGCCAAATGTTTAGGAAATTTATAAGCACATGAACACCTCGTGAGTACACATGCAGCCAGCCAGAAACAATTCAATTGCAGTGGACACTAAAGGGGGGAAAACATTGCAGTGAAGTGCTAATAATTAAACTTACCACATAGTGAAGGAATAGTAATCTTAATCTATCAAGTATATGCATAACATAATATAGTCCGAAATTCTTGATCGAGGAAGTGTGTCTTTGTTATCCCTGTAGATGGTAGGAAATAAAAAAATTGATGTAAATTGCAATATCTTTGTCTACGCTTACACACAAGAGATACTAAAATATTAAAAAAAAACTAATTACTCCAAAATTTATCTGTTGAAACCAGTGTTTGCAGAAGGGTGAAGGTCAAAGGAGGTACACTATGTGAAATTCGCACTAAATAAATAAATACATATTACATGCAAAATGTAAAGATTAGAAAGTACATACAAACCTAATTGGAGTGTTGTGCCAGGGAATCAACACCAATGAAACAACCGGGAGTATACCGTTTTTGCTAATGCATCTCTGCTAGCAAGTGCAGACTCGGGATCATGGATTCTAGTAATAATTTCTTCAGGGGTAACTATTACCCCTGCAATAAACGTCTTAGCAAAATTATTGCAACCACCTAGCGGTCAGCATTTTGATTGGTGGTCACACAGAAAATGTATGTAGAAAATAAAGGTACAAAATGTCCTTTGAAAGGAGATAATGTACTCACTCCAATAGCTCTACCGAAGTGTTAAGGTGAAACCTGCAGGTATCATCCTTAATCACAGATGAATCAACTTATATTCGGTAGGGAAAAAAtatatttacaatataaagtACA
It includes:
- the LOC127295609 gene encoding histone-lysine N-methyltransferase EZ1 isoform X1; protein product: MASSSSKPSDSGLKRPDQAAGTSASAALHGKLSHLRRQIQSARLASVREKMEANRRALQRHTCGLFDVAAAAEAASRGAEGGNVLSQLAADGQARIVGWDLARGSGEREVVHVQEDNLLTAGTLELSGADGTAPPQRMVVRLATLPLVDKIPPYTTWIFLDKNQRMADDQSIAGRRRIYYDSAGNETLICSDSDEEIPQPEEEKHVFTQGEDQLIWKTTQENGLSQEDVNVIRQFIDASPLEIESRSEFLCEKNAKHPGFSDKMESQLPLDKTVDVVLDSFDNLFCRRCLVFDCRLHGCSQNLVFPSEKQPYVFEFDGNKTPCGDQCYLQRREGFYDIRKYDRDASAAHNMESRPASRNVVTDIVSESEDSNREEEIIKSNIFVGTSSSKTSFESAEKQITLPSGDTSETENISTDTLLRSLGKRKISKGPRSSGDFPYKKPRMFTSDIPSASHVLNKLSVSEIGDAKSDFREFGGNQLDVPSKKTSNKDSCEGSLTSTTEDAARNINKESSANNMFSSSREHTLSRWSALERDLYLKGVEIFGKNSCLIARNLLCGLKTCMEVASYLYNNGAAMLCKSISGGFTETEQDYMEQGVVARTRIVRRRGRTRKHKYPSKAAGHPAIRKRIGDGKQCDTQYTPCGCQQACSKNCPCVENGTCCEKYCGCTKSCKNRFRGCHCAKSQCRSRQCPCFAASRECDPDVCRNCWVSCGDGSLGEPPARGDGYQCGNMKLLLKQQQRILLGKSDVAGWGAFIKNPVHKNDYLGEYTGELISHKEADKRGKIYDRANSSFLFDLNDQFVLDAYRKGDKLKFANHSSNPNCFAKVMMVAGDHRVGIYAREHIEASAELFYDYRYGPDQAPAWARRPEGSKKDEASGSHRRAHKVA
- the LOC127295609 gene encoding histone-lysine N-methyltransferase EZ3 isoform X2 encodes the protein MADDQSIAGRRRIYYDSAGNETLICSDSDEEIPQPEEEKHVFTQGEDQLIWKTTQENGLSQEDVNVIRQFIDASPLEIESRSEFLCEKNAKHPGFSDKMESQLPLDKTVDVVLDSFDNLFCRRCLVFDCRLHGCSQNLVFPSEKQPYVFEFDGNKTPCGDQCYLQRREGFYDIRKYDRDASAAHNMESRPASRNVVTDIVSESEDSNREEEIIKSNIFVGTSSSKTSFESAEKQITLPSGDTSETENISTDTLLRSLGKRKISKGPRSSGDFPYKKPRMFTSDIPSASHVLNKLSVSEIGDAKSDFREFGGNQLDVPSKKTSNKDSCEGSLTSTTEDAARNINKESSANNMFSSSREHTLSRWSALERDLYLKGVEIFGKNSCLIARNLLCGLKTCMEVASYLYNNGAAMLCKSISGGFTETEQDYMEQGVVARTRIVRRRGRTRKHKYPSKAAGHPAIRKRIGDGKQCDTQYTPCGCQQACSKNCPCVENGTCCEKYCGCTKSCKNRFRGCHCAKSQCRSRQCPCFAASRECDPDVCRNCWVSCGDGSLGEPPARGDGYQCGNMKLLLKQQQRILLGKSDVAGWGAFIKNPVHKNDYLGEYTGELISHKEADKRGKIYDRANSSFLFDLNDQFVLDAYRKGDKLKFANHSSNPNCFAKVMMVAGDHRVGIYAREHIEASAELFYDYRYGPDQAPAWARRPEGSKKDEASGSHRRAHKVA